Genomic window (Candidatus Paceibacterota bacterium):
CTTGCTGGGCGTCAACGCCAAGATCTTCGTCGTGCAGGGCCAGGCGCTGCAACGGCACGCCGCCGCGGACGTGCGCATCCTGGTGGTGGGCAATCCGTGCAATACCAACTGCCTCATCACCATGCACAACGCGCCCGAAATCCCCCGCGACCGCTTCTTCGCCATGACGCGACTGGACGAGAATCGCGCCAAGGCGCAACTGGCCAAAAAGGCGGGCTTAGACGTGACCACCGTCACCAACGTCTGCATTTGGGGCAACCATTCCTCGACGCAGTATCCCGATTTCCACAACGCCAAGATCAAGGGCAAGCCCGTGACGCAGGTCATCAGCGATGAAGCCTGGCTGAAGGGAGAGTTCATCACCGCAGTTCAGCAGCGCGGCGCGGCAATTCTTAAGGCCCGCTCAGCCTCAAGCGCCGCCAGCGCGGCGGTGGCCATCGTGGACACCGTCTATTCGATCATTCACCCGACCCACGCCAGCGACTGGCACAGTCTCTGCATCTGCTCCGACGGCAGCTACGGCGTCGAGCCGGGCCTCATCAGTTCGTTCCCCATCCACAGCAACGGCCACGAATTGGAAGTTGTCCAGGGCCTGACCATTA
Coding sequences:
- a CDS encoding malate dehydrogenase, with amino-acid sequence MNRPIRVAVTGAAGQIGYALLFRIASGSMFGAHQPLILHLIEVPAAIPALQGLAMELEDGGFPLLKGVVVTSSLEEGFRGVNWVLLVGAAPRKPGMERKDLLGVNAKIFVVQGQALQRHAAADVRILVVGNPCNTNCLITMHNAPEIPRDRFFAMTRLDENRAKAQLAKKAGLDVTTVTNVCIWGNHSSTQYPDFHNAKIKGKPVTQVISDEAWLKGEFITAVQQRGAAILKARSASSAASAAVAIVDTVYSIIHPTHASDWHSLCICSDGSYGVEPGLISSFPIHSNGHELEVVQGLTINDFSRAKIEITINELKEERAMVKDLLGDDRR